From a region of the Phaseolus vulgaris cultivar G19833 chromosome 6, P. vulgaris v2.0, whole genome shotgun sequence genome:
- the LOC137832142 gene encoding heavy metal-associated isoprenylated plant protein 7-like, producing the protein MGENKEEEKKEETTEEKKEEEKKDEEPPEIVLKVDMHCEACARKVAKALKGFEGVEEVTADSKASKVVVKGKAADPIKVCERLQKKSGKKVELISPLPKPPDEKKEEVQEQQPEEKKEEPPPVVTVVLKVRMHCEACAQVIQKGIRKIKGVESVETSLGNDLVIVKGVIDPAKLVDCVYKRTKKQASVVKEEEKEKKEEEEKKEEEKEEKKEGEESKGDDGEEEDDNKAEIKRNEYLPSRSYVDYFDYPYDSQIFSDENPNACTVM; encoded by the exons ATGGGTGAA AACAAGgaagaggaaaagaaagaagaaaccacagaggaaaagaaggaagaagagaaaaaagatgaagaacCTCCAGAGATAGTACTCAAGGTTGATATGCACTGCGAAGCTTGTGCAAGGAAAGTTGCAAAAGCATTGAAAGGATTTGAAG GAGTGGAAGAAGTGACTGCTGATAGCAAGGCAAGCAAAGTGGTAGTGAAAGGAAAGGCAGCAGACCCCATAAAGGTGTGTGAGAGGCTACAAAAGAAAAGTGGTAAGAAAGTGGAGCTCATTTCTCCTTTGCCAAAACCTCCAGatgagaaaaaagaagaagtccAAGAACAGCAGCCAGAGGAGAAAAAAGAGGAG CCACCTCCTGTGGTTACAGTAGTCCTCAAAGTTCGAATGCATTGTGAAGCATGTGCTCAAGTTATACAAAAAGGAATCCGCAAGATTAAAG GAGTGGAATCAGTGGAGACAAGCTTGGGAAATGATCTAGTGATAGTAAAAGGTGTGATTGACCCAGCAAAGCTTGTTGATTGTGTGTACAAGAGAACCAAAAAGCAAGCTTCTGTTGTGAAAGAggaggaaaaggaaaagaaggaagaagaggagaagaaagaggaagagaaagaagagaaaaaagaaggaGAAGAAAGCAAGGGAGATGATGGTGAAGAAGAGGATGATAACAAAGCTGAGATCAAGCGAAACGAATACTTGCCATCGAGATCATACGTTGACTACTTTGACTACCCTTATGATTCTCAGATTTTCAGCGATGAAAACCCAAATGCATGCACTGTAATGTAG
- the LOC137832153 gene encoding heavy metal-associated isoprenylated plant protein 39-like gives MAEKVTFMKLKVDLECGKCCKKVKKVLAKYPQIRDQRFSEKENMVIITVVCCSPEKIRDKLCYKGGGSIKSIEILDPPKPKPAEPEKKKEADKPKPEPEKKKDAEKPKSDAPKQEAGKKDGGEKPKAEPEKKKDGEKPKAEAPKKEAEKPKEKPAPQAEMPKAKPAPAPLPVQPHIAPPMAVPVGMLYAPAPCYEGRPIGPFFEYGGPMNYYDGYNARPVYDSYGGGRPCYVNNRCDQYFSDENPSGCAIM, from the exons ATGGCTGAAAAG GTGACCTTCATGAAACTCAAGGTTGACCTTGAGTGCGGGAAATGCTGCAAAAAGGTTAAGAAAGTTCTCGCTAAGTATCCTC AAATTCGGGACCAGAGGTTCAGTGAGAAGGAAAACATGGTGATTATTACAGTGGTGTGTTGTAGCCCCGAGAAAATCAGGGACAAGCTTTGCTACAAAGGTGGAGGCTCTATCAAGAGCATTGAGATACTGGACccgcccaagcccaagcccgctgagcctgagaagaagaaggaggCCGACAAGCCCAAGCCCGAACCCGAGAAAAAGAAAGACGCGGAGAAACCTAAATCTGATGCTCCCAAACAGGAAGCCGGTAAGAAAGACGGCGGGGAGAAGCCTAAGGCTGAGCCTGAGAAAAAGAAAGACGGGGAAAAGCCCAAAGCAGAGGCTCCGAAAAAGGAAGCTGAGAAGCCCAAGGAAAAGCCCGCGCCCCAGGCGGAGATGCCCAAAGCCAAGCCCGCACCTGCTCCGTTACCCGTTCAGCCACATATAGCACCACCGATGGCGGTTCCAGTTGGGATGCTGTATGCTCCTGCTCCCTGCTATGAAGGCAGGCCCATTGGGCCTTTCTTCGAATACGGTGGGCCCATGAACTATTACGACGGGTACAATGCAAGGCCGGTTTATGACAGTTACGGTGGTGGCAGGCCCTGTTACGTGAACAACCGCTGTGACCAATATTTCAGCGATGAGAACCCTTCAGGCTGCGCAATTATGTGA
- the LOC137832143 gene encoding pentatricopeptide repeat-containing protein At4g16390, chloroplastic-like, with protein MAFHICSSHSSLFHNRQSFPSSFSSSSSSSSSLHNFLFSNVTSSCKRLMLHSKASLHHPNTLAPHQDAVSRDPDANSSSLSKTRVWVNPSSPRAKHFRTKSSSSRYSYLTRLAESLNSSAPPTAQHASTILKGLGDNVSERDAVFILDKMVNSVTADFVLRYFLDKIKPAGDTEVVLYNVTLKAFRKSRDFEGAEKLFDEMIQRGVKPDNITFSTLINSARMCALPNKAVEWFEKVRSFGCEPDAMVYSAMVSAYAQTNNVDMALSLYDRAKAEKWSLDAATFSSLIKMHGVSGNYDEGLRIFQEMKVLGVKPNVVTYNTLLGGLFRSKKSWQAKNIFKEMVADGVSPDFITYSTLLRIYAGAQYSDDAFGIYEEMKEQEMDMSVDLYNRLLAMCADVGCIDEAVEIFEDMKSSGTCQPNRLSFSSLITVYSCNGKVSEAEGILNEMIQFGFQPTIYVLTSLVQCYGKAKRTDDVVKIFKQLVDLDIVPDVQFCCCLLNVMTQTPIEELGKIIECIEKANTQLGSVVRYLVEEKGDGDFRKEISELLNSIDVKVKKPLCNCLIDLCISLNVPNRARDLLDLGLTLEIYKNLQSRSQNQWSLHLKKLSIGAAMTALNVWINDLSKALESGEDLPPLLGVNTGQGKHKYVSDKGLVSVCESYLRKLNAPFHEAPDKSGWFLVTRDAAISWLESSSSTESISDLNFQVSGGSTVAFQSG; from the coding sequence ATGGCTTTTCATATTTGCAGCTCTCACTCTTCCCTATTCCATAATCGTCAATCTTTTCCCTCTTCATTCTcttcatcgtcttcttcttcatcttctctgCACAATTTCCTATTCTCAAATGTCACTTCCTCCTGCAAACGCCTTATGCTTCACTCCAAAGCCTCTCTCCACCACCCTAACACCCTCGCGCCACACCAAGACGCTGTTTCTCGCGACCCAGATGCAAATTCCTCGTCTTTATCAAAAACCCGTGTCTGGGTTAATCCCAGCAGTCCTCGAGCCAAACACTTCCGAACCAAATCGTCGAGCTCCAGGTACAGTTACCTCACCAGACTCGCCGAGTCATTGAACTCGTCTGCTCCTCCCACCGCTCAACATGCGTCCACAATTTTGAAGGGTCTAGGAGACAATGTTTCTGAACGTGACGCTGTGTTCATTCTTGACAAAATGGTGAATTCCGTTACCGCGGACTTTGTTCTCAGGTACTTCCTTGACAAGATTAAACCCGCCGGAGACACCGAGGTGGTTCTCTATAACGTCACCCTTAAGGCGTTTAGGAAGTCTAGGGATTTTGAAGGCGCAGAGAAGCTGTTCGATGAAATGATTCAAAGAGGGGTTAAACCTGATAACATTACATTTTCGACTTTGATTAATTCTGCTAGGATGTGTGCCTTGCCCAATAAAGCTGTGGAATGGTTTGAAAAAGTGCGGAGTTTCGGGTGTGAACCCGATGCCATGGTGTACTCGGCTATGGTGTCTGCTTATGCACAAACTAATAATGTTGATATGGCTTTGAGCTTGTATGATCGTGCAAAAGCTGAGAAATGGAGCCTTGATGCAGCCACATTCTCATCGTTGATTAAAATGCATGGCGTGTCAGGGAACTATGATGAGGGCTTGAGAATCTTTCAGGAAATGAAGGTTCTTGGCGTGAAGCCTAACGTGGTGACATACAACACACTGCTGGGTGGCTTGTTCAGGAGTAAGAAGTCCTGGCAggccaaaaatatatttaaagagaTGGTAGCTGATGGGGTTTCGCCGGATTTTATAACCTATTCTACTCTTTTGCGAATTTATGCTGGAGCACAATATAGTGACGATGCTTTCGGTATTTATGAGGAAATGAAGGAGCAGGAAATGGATATGAGTGTGGATCTTTATAACAGGCTCTTGGCTATGTGTGCTGATGTTGGTTGCATAGATGAAGCTGTTGAAATTTTTGAAGACATGAAAAGTTCTGGGACTTGTCAGCCTAACAGATTGTCATTTTCATCCTTAATTACGGTATATTCCTGCAATGGGAAGGTTTCAGAAGCAGAAGGAATTTTGAACGAAATGATCCAGTTTGGATTTCAGCCTACTATTTATGTTCTGACCTCACTTGTCCAGTGCTATGGGAAAGCTAAGCGAACTGATGATGTTGTGAAGATTTTTAAGCAACTCGTGGATTTGGACATTGTTCCAGATGTTCAATTCTGTTGTTGTCTTCTTAATGTTATGACTCAAACCCCGATAGAAGAGCTGGGTAAGATAATAGAGTGCATTGAGAAGGCTAATACACAGCTTGGTTCTGTAGTAAGATATTTGGTGGAAGAGAAGGGTGATGGAGATTTTAGAAAGGAAATATCAGAACTTCTTAATTCAATTGATGTTAAAGTAAAGAAGCCTTTATGCAATTGTCTAATTGATCTTTGTATCAGCCTGAATGTGCCGAACAGAGCACGCGACCTTCTGGACTTGGGATTGACgcttgaaatatataaaaatttacaatCCAGATCTCAAAATCAGTGGTCTTTACATTTGAAGAAACTCTCAATTGGAGCTGCTATGACCGCATTAAATGTTTGGATAAATGACTTGTCTAAGGCATTGGAATCAGGGGAAGACCTTCCACCTCTACTTGGAGTTAATACTGGACAGGGAAaacacaagtatgtttcagacaAAGGTTTGGTTAGTGTATGTGAATCATATTTGAGGAAACTCAATGCTCCATTCCATGAGGCTCCAGATAAGTCTGGCTGGTTTTTGGTTACAAGGGATGCAGCAATATCATGGCTGGAGTCTAGTAGTTCAACTGAATCAATTTCTGATTTGAACTTTCAGGTTTCAGGTGGTTCAACAGTGGCCTTTCAGAGTGGATAG
- the LOC137832144 gene encoding pentatricopeptide repeat-containing protein At4g16390, chloroplastic-like has product MAKSYLLNSSSSSSSSPYPPPPSHALNYRKSISITTSISFSNSSRHFKLLSFSAPHGLSPLLSKPKTLLQATNTLQDTKLDDPVAKSPSLSKNPIWVNPKSPRAKQLWKNSTHAMSSPLTKLAKSLDSCNPTHEHVSEILNVLGDNILERDAVIILDAMANPCNALLAVNYFKQKIKPSSHVILYNVTMKLFRELKDFEGAEKLFDEMLQRGVHPNLITFSTLISCASMCSLPHKAVKWFEMMPSFGCEPDNNLSSSMIYAYARTGNADMALKLYDRAKAEKWHIDTVVFSGLVKMFGMSENYDECLNVYNDMKVLGAKPNLVTYNALLYAMGRAKRAREAKAIYEEMINNGLSPTWPTYAALLQAYCRARFIKNAMRVYKEMKEKGKDIDVFLYNMLFDMCANVGCVDEAVKIFEDMKSSGTCRPDKFTYASLINMYSCLSKISEMEAMFNEMMESGFQPDVIVFTSLVHCYGKAKRTDDVVKIFNQLMDLGISPDGRFCDCLLYAMSQVPKEEPGKLAGCIEKANPVLGSVLSYLMKKHEDGEHFRKEALELFNSTEPDVKKSMCNCLIDLCVNLDVPDRARDLLDLGLSLRIYTDIQSRSQDKWCLYLKRLSVGAALTALSVWINDLSKALESGEELPPLLGINTGHGKHRLSDKVLPTVFESYLKELKAPFHKAANKDGWFLATSEAATSWLQSRGSTVALPQ; this is encoded by the coding sequence ATGGCTAAATCTTACCTTCTCAactcttcttcttcatcgtCTTCTTCCCCTTATCCTCCTCCTCCTTCTCATGCCCTCAATTATCGCAAATCCATCTCCATCACCACATCTATCTCATTCTCTAACTCTTCCCGGCATTTCAAACTTCTCAGTTTTTCTGCCCCCCATGGACTCTCTCCTCTCCTCTCTAAACCCAAAACCCTGCTCCAAGCCACCAACACTCTACAAGACACAAAACTCGACGACCCAGTTGCAAAATCTCCATCTTTATCAAAAAATCCCATCTGGGTCAATCCCAAAAGCCCCAGAGCCAAACAGCTTTGGAAGAATTCTACTCATGCCATGTCATCACCTCTCACCAAACTCGCCAAGTCTCTGGATTCATGCAACCCCACCCACGAACACGTCTCTGAAATCCTCAACGTTTTAGGGGACAACATTTTAGAACGCGATGCCGTCATTATTCTCGATGCCATGGCGAATCCCTGCAATGCACTCCTCGCTGTTAACTACTTCAAGCAGAAGATAAAACCATCTAGTCACGTTATTCTCTACAACGTTACCATGAAGCTGTTTAGGGAGCTTAAGGATTTCGAAGGAGCAGAGAAGCTGTTTGATGAAATGCTTCAAAGAGGGGTCCACCCTAATCTCATCACTTTTTCAACTTTGATTAGCTGCGCTTCCATGTGTTCTTTGCCACATAAGGCTGTGAAGTGGTTTGAGATGATGCCCTCTTTCGGGTGTGAACCGGATAATAATTTGTCCTCGTCCATGATATATGCTTATGCAAGAACTGGTAATGCTGACATGGCTTTGAAACTGTACGATCGTGCAAAAGCAGAGAAATGGCATATAGACACGGTGGTGTTCTCGGGGTTGGTTAAGATGTTTGGGATGTCAGAGAATTATGATGAGTGCTTGAACGTTTACAATGATATGAAGGTTCTTGGTGCGAAGCCGAATTTGGTAACATATAATGCTCTGTTGTATGCCATGGGAAGAGCTAAGAGAGCCAGAGAAGCCAAAGCTATATATGAGGAGATGATAAATAATGGATTGTCACCAACTTGGCCTACCTACGCAGCTCTGTTACAAGCCTATTGTAGAGCCCGGTTCATTAAGAATGCGATGAGAGTTTACAAGGAAATGAAGGAAAAAGGAAAGGATATCGATGTATTTCTTTATAACATGCTTTTTGACATGTGTGCTAATGTTGGTTGTGTGGATGAAGCAGTTAAAATTTTTGAAGACATGAAAAGTTCTGGGACTTGCCGACCAGACAAATTTACATATGCATCCTTGATCAACATGTACTCTTGCCTAAGCAAAATTTCAGAGATGGAAGCCATGTTCAATGAAATGATGGAATCTGGATTTCAGCCTGATGTAATAGTTTTTACATCACTTGTCCATTGCTATGGAAAAGCCAAGCGAACTGATGATGTTGTAAAGATATTTAATCAGCTCATGGATTTGGGCATCAGTCCTGATGGTCGCTTCTGTGATTGTCTTCTATATGCAATGTCCCAAGTACCAAAAGAAGAACCTGGTAAGCTCGCAGGTTGCATTGAGAAGGCTAATCCAGTGCTTGGGTCTGTGTTAAgttatttgatgaaaaagcACGAGGATGGTGAACATTTTAGAAAGGAAGCATTAGAACTTTTTAATTCAACTGAACCTGATGTAAAAAAGTCCATGTGTAATTGTTTAATTGATCTTTGTGTGAACTTGGATGTGCCCGACAGAGCTCGTGACCTTTTGGATCTCGGGTTGTCTCTTCGGATATATACTGATATACAGTCAAGGTCTCAAGATAAGTGGTGTCTGTATCTAAAGAGACTCTCAGTTGGAGCTGCTCTGACTGCCTTAAGTGTTTGGATAAATGACTTGTCTAAGGCTTTGGAATCGGGGGAAGAGCTTCCACCACTACTTGGAATCAACACTGGGCATGGGAAACACAGGCTTTCAGATAAAGTTTTGCCTACTGTTTTTGAATCATATCTGAAGGAACTTAAAGCTCCATTCCATAAGGCTGCCAATAAGGATGGCTGGTTTTTGGCTACCAGTGAAGCAGCCACATCATGGCTGCAGTCCAGGGGCTCAACTGTGGCTCTTCCccaatga
- the LOC137832145 gene encoding microtubule-associated protein 70-5 isoform X2 — MAVIIILQFQLRNEVSKLDERLGLTQDHLKHKKLEIKKLTEEKRDALAAQYAAEATLRRLHADQKEDDFVPLESVITPLEAEIKMYRNEIAALQEDKKALERLTKSKEAALLEAEKILRTALERVLIVEEVQNENFDLKRQIEICQEENKILEKTHRQKILEVEKLSQTIYELEEVILSSGVNANAVRDYQRQISELQEEKRTLERELARVKVSANRVATVVANEWKDENDKVMPVKQWLEERRIMQAEMQRLKEKLAISERTAKAESQLKDKLKLRLKTLEEGLKHFSNSSNSGSEKAQKSNILSFLTTNGGLRNRSTSQPRGSTAGSSLFPKTNVKNNIESVTANLIPGSILRKKCSSAENMLKKGIWASRNKVVDSDEKENKMQVNTGINSNKRSDEREAAQIKTTVEDDEDSKSNSCNDLGSNDVVSGFLYDKLQKEVINLRKSCEIKESSLHTKEEEIKMLTKKVDALTKAMEIEWKKMKREAAARDKEAASIKSDDNRKIRRSNSSRRMMKDH; from the exons ATGGCTGTAATTATCATTCTTCAATTCCAGCTGAGAAATGAAGTGAGTAAGCTGGACGAGAGACTTGGACTTACTCAGGATCATCTTAAACACAAG AAGCTAGAAATCAAGAAACTGACAGAGGAAAAGAGAGATGCATTGGCCGCACAATATGCTGCAGAAGCCACTCTTAGAAGGCTACACGCAGATCAGAAGGAAGATGATTTTGTTCCTCTTGAAAGTGTCATTACTCCTCTTGAGGCTGAGATTAAGATGTACAGGAATGAG ATTGCAGCTCTCCAAGAAGATAAGAAAGCTTTGGAACGGCTCACAAAGTCAAAAGAGGCAGCATTGCTTGAAGCAGAGAAGATTTTAAGAACTGCACTGGAGAGAGTTTTAATAGTTGAGGAAGTTCAGAATGAAAATTTTGACTTGAAGAGACAGATTGAGATCTGCCAG GAGGAGaacaaaattttagagaaaacgCATCGCCAAAAGATTTTGGAAGTTGAAAAACTTAGCCAAACGATCTATGAACTTGAGGAGGTCATCTTATCCAGTGGAGTCAATGCTAATGCTGTTCGCGATTATCAGCGACAAATTTCTGAATTGCAG GAGGAGAAGAGGACACTGGAGAGGGAACTAGCAAGAGTAAAAGTTTCAGCCAATAGAGTTGCAACGGTTGTGGCAAATGAGTGGAAGGACGAGAATGACAAGGTCATGCCTGTCAAACAATGGTTGGAAGAGAGAAGGATAATGCAG GCAGAGATGCAACGCTTGAAAGAAAAGCTAGCTATATCAGAGAGAACAGCAAAGGCGGAGTCACAATTGAAG GATAAACTGAAGCTGAGGTTAAAAACACTAGAAGAAGGCTTAAAGCATTTCTCAAATAGTTCAAATTCTGGATCTGAAAAGGCACAGAAGTCTAACATCTTAAGCTTCCTAACGACCAATGGTGGACTGAGAAACAGATCcacatcacaaccaaggggatCTACTGCAGGAAGCTCTTTGTTCCCAAAGACAAATGTAAAAAACAACATCGAGAGTGTTACTGCGAACCTAATACCGGGCAGCATTCTAAGAAAGAAATGTAGTTCTGCAGAAAACATGTTGAAGAAAGGAATATGGGCATCAAGAAATAAAGTTGTTGATAgtgatgaaaaagaaaataagatgCAGGTGAACACAGGCATCAATTCAAATAAACGCAGTGATGAAAGAGAAGCAGCACAAATTAAAACCACAGTTGAAGATGATGAAGACTCTAAAAGCAATAGCTGTAATGATTTAGGCAGCAATGACGTGGTCTCAGGATTTCTGTATGATAAGCTTCAAAAAGAGGTCATCAATTTGAGGAAGTCTTGTGAAATTAAAGAGAGTAGTTTGCAtacgaaagaagaagaaataaag ATGCTCACAAAGAAAGTGGATGCACTGACAAAGGCTATGGAGATAGAgtggaagaaaatgaaaagggaaGCAGCTGCTAGAGACAAGGAGGCTGCTTCAATAAAATCAGATGATAACAGGAAAATCAGACGCTCAAACTCCTCCAGAAG GATGATGAAAGATCATTGA
- the LOC137832145 gene encoding microtubule-associated protein 70-5 isoform X1 gives MVASEEVYSGEELPLVQPDPVGLQIDRLQNQLTEKAKELATCQSEIKALRATEAKKDKAIEELRNEVSKLDERLGLTQDHLKHKKLEIKKLTEEKRDALAAQYAAEATLRRLHADQKEDDFVPLESVITPLEAEIKMYRNEIAALQEDKKALERLTKSKEAALLEAEKILRTALERVLIVEEVQNENFDLKRQIEICQEENKILEKTHRQKILEVEKLSQTIYELEEVILSSGVNANAVRDYQRQISELQEEKRTLERELARVKVSANRVATVVANEWKDENDKVMPVKQWLEERRIMQAEMQRLKEKLAISERTAKAESQLKDKLKLRLKTLEEGLKHFSNSSNSGSEKAQKSNILSFLTTNGGLRNRSTSQPRGSTAGSSLFPKTNVKNNIESVTANLIPGSILRKKCSSAENMLKKGIWASRNKVVDSDEKENKMQVNTGINSNKRSDEREAAQIKTTVEDDEDSKSNSCNDLGSNDVVSGFLYDKLQKEVINLRKSCEIKESSLHTKEEEIKMLTKKVDALTKAMEIEWKKMKREAAARDKEAASIKSDDNRKIRRSNSSRRMMKDH, from the exons ATGGTGGCCAGCGAAGAGGTATACAGTGGGGAAGAACTTCCTCTTGTCCAACCAGATCCTGTGGGGTTACAGATTGATCGTTTGCAAAACCAGCTCACAG AAAAGGCCAAGGAACTAGCAACTTGCCAGAGTGAAATCAAGGCCTTGAGGGCGACTGAAGCTAAAAAGGACAAGGCCATAGAAGAg CTGAGAAATGAAGTGAGTAAGCTGGACGAGAGACTTGGACTTACTCAGGATCATCTTAAACACAAG AAGCTAGAAATCAAGAAACTGACAGAGGAAAAGAGAGATGCATTGGCCGCACAATATGCTGCAGAAGCCACTCTTAGAAGGCTACACGCAGATCAGAAGGAAGATGATTTTGTTCCTCTTGAAAGTGTCATTACTCCTCTTGAGGCTGAGATTAAGATGTACAGGAATGAG ATTGCAGCTCTCCAAGAAGATAAGAAAGCTTTGGAACGGCTCACAAAGTCAAAAGAGGCAGCATTGCTTGAAGCAGAGAAGATTTTAAGAACTGCACTGGAGAGAGTTTTAATAGTTGAGGAAGTTCAGAATGAAAATTTTGACTTGAAGAGACAGATTGAGATCTGCCAG GAGGAGaacaaaattttagagaaaacgCATCGCCAAAAGATTTTGGAAGTTGAAAAACTTAGCCAAACGATCTATGAACTTGAGGAGGTCATCTTATCCAGTGGAGTCAATGCTAATGCTGTTCGCGATTATCAGCGACAAATTTCTGAATTGCAG GAGGAGAAGAGGACACTGGAGAGGGAACTAGCAAGAGTAAAAGTTTCAGCCAATAGAGTTGCAACGGTTGTGGCAAATGAGTGGAAGGACGAGAATGACAAGGTCATGCCTGTCAAACAATGGTTGGAAGAGAGAAGGATAATGCAG GCAGAGATGCAACGCTTGAAAGAAAAGCTAGCTATATCAGAGAGAACAGCAAAGGCGGAGTCACAATTGAAG GATAAACTGAAGCTGAGGTTAAAAACACTAGAAGAAGGCTTAAAGCATTTCTCAAATAGTTCAAATTCTGGATCTGAAAAGGCACAGAAGTCTAACATCTTAAGCTTCCTAACGACCAATGGTGGACTGAGAAACAGATCcacatcacaaccaaggggatCTACTGCAGGAAGCTCTTTGTTCCCAAAGACAAATGTAAAAAACAACATCGAGAGTGTTACTGCGAACCTAATACCGGGCAGCATTCTAAGAAAGAAATGTAGTTCTGCAGAAAACATGTTGAAGAAAGGAATATGGGCATCAAGAAATAAAGTTGTTGATAgtgatgaaaaagaaaataagatgCAGGTGAACACAGGCATCAATTCAAATAAACGCAGTGATGAAAGAGAAGCAGCACAAATTAAAACCACAGTTGAAGATGATGAAGACTCTAAAAGCAATAGCTGTAATGATTTAGGCAGCAATGACGTGGTCTCAGGATTTCTGTATGATAAGCTTCAAAAAGAGGTCATCAATTTGAGGAAGTCTTGTGAAATTAAAGAGAGTAGTTTGCAtacgaaagaagaagaaataaag ATGCTCACAAAGAAAGTGGATGCACTGACAAAGGCTATGGAGATAGAgtggaagaaaatgaaaagggaaGCAGCTGCTAGAGACAAGGAGGCTGCTTCAATAAAATCAGATGATAACAGGAAAATCAGACGCTCAAACTCCTCCAGAAG GATGATGAAAGATCATTGA